Proteins found in one Pseudophryne corroboree isolate aPseCor3 chromosome 3 unlocalized genomic scaffold, aPseCor3.hap2 SUPER_3_unloc_25, whole genome shotgun sequence genomic segment:
- the LOC134983802 gene encoding zinc finger protein 345-like, whose translation MDKDRSHRTERIINITLEIIYLLTGEDYTVVKKTSNECEILNSHPCVLGGLSRTQSHIPVPPPDSLIHERPNDQKILELTNKIIQLLTGEEGEYIEEHRGLYKDVMMENHRPLTSLDKRRLSCIVQGRAEGPSNRDISERCPRPLYTQDCTEEYHRIPQEDQGEAQLNNIKIKDTEGEVETYVTDMKAEDIEGEEETYVTDKKAEDIEGEEETYVTDIKAKDIDGEEETYVTDIKAEDIEGEEETYVTDIKEEDIEGEEETYVTDMKAEDIDGEEETYVTDMKAEDTEGEETYVTDIKAEDIEGEEMYVTDMKAEDTEGEEETYVTDIETEDTEGEEETYVRGDQQCKEEEIPTDISTADGHTSRNISEGHVMLSPDCDIKDNDSRQDSPGDNPITPIIHSALSADPPDPGKCSPDHSDIGASVIALTDIVFPCSIDTKCFTQNTKCINPHTGKAGERPVCPECEKCFTYKSDLVIHQRSHTGEKPFPCSECGKCFARKSRLVRHPRSHTGEKPFPCSECGKCFTQNSQLVAHQRSHTGEKPFPCSECGKCFAQKSVLVKHNRSHTGEKPYSCSECGKCFAYKSALVKHNRSHTGDKPFPCSECGKCFAHKSDLVIHHRSHTGEKLFPCSECGKCCASKSHLVIHHRSHTGEKPFSCSECGKCFTQKSHLVTHHKSHTGEKPFPCSECGKCFAQKLHLVIHHRSHTGEKPFSCSECGKCFTRKSHLVTHERSHTREKVFSCSECAKSFTWKSHFVIHQRSHTGEKPFSCTKCGKCFTRKSNLVTHYRSHTGEKAFPCSECWKCFTRKSYLLRHQRTHTGERPFIYSEK comes from the exons ATGGACaaagacaggagtcacaggactgagaggataataaatatcaccctggagatcatttacctgctgactggggag gattacacagtagtgaagaagacatccaatgagtgtgagatacTCAACAGCCATCCCTGTGTGTTAGGAGgtctgagtagaacccagagccacatcccagtgcctccacctgactcactaatacatgagagacccaatgaccaaaagatcctggaactcaccaacaagatcattcagctgctgactggagag gagggggagtatatagaggaacacaggggtctgtacaaggacgtgatgatggagaatcaccggcccctcacatctctggataagaggagactgtcatgtattgtacaggggagagcag aaggACCCAGTAACCGAGATAtctcagagagatgtccccgtcctctgtatacccaggactgtacagaggagtatcacaggatcccacaggaggatcag ggtgaagcccagttaaataatattaaaatcaaagatacagagggagaagtagagacgtatgtgactgatatgaaggcagaagatatagagggagaagaagagacgtatgtgactgataaaaaggcagaagatatagagggagaagaagagacgtatgtgactgatataaaggcaaaagacatagatggagaagaagagacgtatgtgactgatataaaggcagaagatatagagggagaagaagagacgtatgtgactgatataaaggaagaagatatagagggagaagaagagacgtatgtgactgatatgaaggcagaagatatagatggagaagaagagacgtatgtgactgatatgaaggcagaagatacagagggagaagagacgtatgtgactgatataaaggcagaagatatagaaggagaagagatgtacgtgactgatatgaaggcagaagatacagagggagaagaagagacatatgtgactgatatagagacagaagatacagagggagaagaagagacgtatgtgaggggtgatcagcagtgtaaggaggaggagatccctacagatatcagcacag cagatggacacacaagcagaaatatctcagaaggacatgtaatgttatccccggattgtgacataaaagataatgacagtagacaggattctccaggagataaccccattaccccaattatacattcagctctatcagctgatccccctgatcctgggaaatgttctcctgatcactctgatattggtgcatctgttatagCTCTGACAGATATagtgtttccatgttctatagataccaaatgttttacacagaacacaaagtgtattaacccacacacaggtaaggcaggtgaaaggCCAGTATGTccggagtgtgagaaatgttttacatacaaatcagatcttgttatacatcagagaagtcacacaggtgagaagccatttccatgttctgagtgtgggaaatgttttgcacggaaatcacgtcttgttagacatccgagaagtcacacaggtgagaagccatttccatgttctgagtgtgggaaatgttttacacagaattcacaacttgttgcacatcagagaagtcacacaggtgagaagccatttccatgttctgagtgtgggaaatgttttgcacagaaatcagttcttgttaaacataacagaagtcacacaggtgagaagccatattcatgttctgagtgtgggaaatgttttgcatacaaatcagctcttgttaaacataacagaagtcacacaggtgataagccatttccatgttctgagtgtgggaaatgttttgcacacaaatcagatcttgttatacatcacagaagtcacacaggtgagaagctgtttccTTGCTCCGAATGCGGGAAATGTTGtgcaagtaaatcacatcttgttatacatcacagaagtcacacaggtgagaagccattttcttgctctgagtgcgggaaatgttttacacaaaaatcacatcttgttacacatcacaaaagtcacacaggtgagaagccatttccatgttctgagtgtgggaaatgttttgcacaaaaattacatcttgttatacatcacagaagtcacacaggtgagaagccattttcttgctctgagtgtgggaaatgttttacacggaaatcacatcttgttacacatgagagaagtcacacacgtgagaaggtattttcttgctctgagtgcgcgaaaagttttacctggaaatcccactttgttatacatcagagaagtcacacaggtgagaagccattttcttgcactaagtgtgggaaatgttttacacggaaatcaaatcttgttacacattacagaagtcacacaggtgagaaggcatttccatgttctgagtgctggaaatgttttacacggaaatcatatcttcttagacatcagcgaactcacacaggtgagaggccatttatatactctgagaaataa